The Fibrobacter sp. UWEL genome includes a region encoding these proteins:
- the nuoK gene encoding NADH-quinone oxidoreductase subunit NuoK, whose product MTLMNCLILAFLLFGIGVWGLIHRRHLVGMLISMELMLNAANINFIAFAYFTPGDSTSGSIFSAFVIAVTACEMAIALAIIVSMYRRHKSLDIDQLRELHD is encoded by the coding sequence ATGACTTTAATGAATTGCCTGATTCTGGCATTCCTTCTGTTTGGCATTGGCGTGTGGGGTCTTATCCACCGTCGCCATCTGGTGGGCATGCTGATTTCTATGGAACTGATGCTCAACGCAGCTAATATCAATTTCATTGCATTTGCCTACTTTACTCCCGGTGATTCCACTTCCGGCAGTATTTTCAGTGCATTTGTCATTGCCGTCACCGCCTGTGAAATGGCTATCGCTCTCGCTATTATCGTGAGCATGTATCGCCGTCACAAGAGCCTCGACATAGATCAACTGAGGGAGCTCCATGACTAA
- a CDS encoding NADH-quinone oxidoreductase subunit J translates to MLENLLNSIPLAFPHSGVDIAFYAVALVILVMAVCTVAVKSVLKSAVFLIFAFVGTAILYMLLQAEFIAIAQVMVYVGGVVIFVVFTILLTSHLGEDHFSVNIPRTFAAFLLSVGFVVVMVKCLFPIKELATMPMAAPEGYASLKSFALRLLDYGTNGYIIPFEIVSVLLLMTLIAAVTIAHKEKEDK, encoded by the coding sequence ATGCTTGAAAACCTGCTTAACAGTATTCCTCTGGCATTTCCCCATAGCGGCGTAGATATCGCCTTCTATGCGGTGGCGCTTGTAATTCTTGTGATGGCCGTATGTACCGTTGCTGTCAAGAGCGTCTTGAAGAGTGCCGTATTCCTCATTTTCGCCTTCGTAGGAACAGCCATTCTTTATATGCTCCTGCAGGCAGAATTTATTGCCATTGCCCAAGTGATGGTCTACGTAGGCGGTGTGGTCATCTTCGTGGTGTTCACAATCTTGCTGACCAGCCATCTCGGCGAAGATCACTTCTCGGTAAACATCCCCCGCACTTTTGCAGCATTCCTTCTGAGTGTAGGCTTTGTGGTGGTGATGGTCAAGTGCTTGTTCCCCATTAAGGAACTGGCCACCATGCCTATGGCAGCACCCGAGGGTTACGCAAGCCTGAAGTCCTTTGCACTTAGACTTCTGGACTATGGAACCAATGGCTATATCATTCCTTTTGAAATCGTAAGCGTTCTCCTGCTAATGACCTTGATTGCAGCAGTGACCATCGCTCACAAGGAAAAGGAGGACAAGTAA
- a CDS encoding 4Fe-4S binding protein gives MSKHISTSQYIKRYLKKCVTGPWSLLCGLSVSLKYFFNPKRIVTEQYPENRKTLKMHERYRGRLSMVEDAEGNNHCTACGMCERACPNSSITVLPTKNIAGKKVLGRYVYHFASCTQCGLCVEACPFGAIEMSPAFEVATTDASTLEMILNKKEGQG, from the coding sequence ATGTCAAAACATATTTCAACATCTCAATACATCAAGCGCTACTTGAAGAAGTGCGTAACGGGTCCGTGGAGCCTTCTCTGCGGTTTGTCCGTTTCCCTCAAGTACTTCTTTAACCCCAAGCGCATCGTTACGGAACAGTATCCGGAAAATCGCAAGACACTGAAAATGCATGAACGTTACCGCGGTCGCCTTTCCATGGTGGAAGACGCCGAAGGAAACAATCACTGCACCGCTTGTGGTATGTGTGAACGTGCCTGTCCCAACTCCAGCATTACGGTGCTTCCCACCAAGAACATTGCTGGCAAGAAGGTTCTGGGCCGTTACGTTTATCATTTCGCTAGCTGCACCCAGTGCGGCCTCTGTGTAGAAGCATGCCCCTTTGGCGCCATCGAGATGAGCCCCGCTTTCGAAGTGGCAACTACGGATGCTTCCACGCTGGAAATGATCTTGAATAAGAAGGAGGGACAAGGCTAA
- a CDS encoding complex I subunit 1 family protein yields the protein MFVPSIPNPIGDVVREWVPQLAAYLPEALQSDLLNNIVAFLINAVICIVAVCLVNIGNAPILIYMERKVCAHVQCRLGPMRLGWHGTIQTIADVLKMLFKEVYSPKSADKILFYVAPMIALIAPFMVTALIPFGSNLVVADVDLGIPLIIAVNGFGVLGILLGGWSSNNKYSLMGSLRSGAQMISYEISFALILLFVVMMSGSTNLMDIATSQSGTVANWMIFKVPVLGFIAFILFFISSTAEMNRAPFDIAEAEQELTGGYHTEYTGTPFAMFYLAEYIALVTNSALAATCFLGGFNVPCIGIEAVDNLMMQVPGFVWMFAKIYFLIWCYMMVRWTFVRPRVDQLMSFEWKFMLPVNLLLLVAGAAWVVFAG from the coding sequence ATGTTCGTACCTTCAATTCCAAATCCTATCGGCGACGTCGTTCGCGAGTGGGTTCCGCAGTTGGCAGCATACCTGCCGGAAGCACTGCAGTCCGACCTGCTCAATAACATCGTTGCATTCCTCATCAATGCAGTGATTTGCATTGTGGCAGTTTGCCTGGTGAACATCGGCAACGCCCCCATCCTCATCTACATGGAACGTAAGGTCTGCGCCCACGTTCAGTGCCGTCTGGGCCCCATGCGCCTCGGCTGGCACGGAACCATCCAGACCATCGCCGACGTGCTGAAGATGCTCTTCAAGGAAGTTTACTCTCCTAAGAGTGCCGACAAGATTCTCTTCTATGTGGCACCCATGATTGCATTGATCGCACCTTTCATGGTAACAGCCCTCATTCCTTTCGGCAGCAACCTGGTGGTGGCTGACGTAGACCTGGGCATTCCCCTGATTATTGCGGTGAACGGTTTCGGCGTTCTTGGTATTCTTCTGGGCGGTTGGTCCAGTAATAACAAGTACTCCCTGATGGGATCTCTCCGTAGTGGCGCTCAGATGATCAGCTACGAAATTTCCTTCGCCTTGATTCTCCTCTTTGTGGTGATGATGTCCGGTTCTACCAACCTGATGGACATTGCCACAAGCCAGTCCGGTACTGTAGCCAACTGGATGATTTTCAAGGTCCCCGTTCTCGGCTTTATCGCCTTCATCCTGTTCTTCATTTCTTCTACTGCAGAAATGAACCGCGCACCCTTCGACATCGCAGAAGCAGAACAGGAACTGACCGGTGGTTACCATACGGAATATACAGGCACTCCTTTTGCCATGTTCTACCTGGCTGAATACATTGCCCTGGTGACCAACTCCGCTCTGGCAGCAACTTGCTTCCTGGGAGGCTTTAACGTACCTTGCATCGGCATCGAAGCCGTAGACAACCTGATGATGCAGGTTCCTGGTTTCGTATGGATGTTCGCCAAGATTTACTTCCTGATCTGGTGCTACATGATGGTCCGCTGGACCTTTGTCCGCCCCCGCGTAGACCAGCTCATGAGTTTTGAATGGAAGTTTATGTTGCCGGTAAACCTGCTCCTTCTGGTTGCTGGTGCCGCATGGGTTGTTTTTGCTGGTTAA
- a CDS encoding NADH-quinone oxidoreductase subunit D, which translates to MTQLPPGFKITRETDSEEFFINMGPQHPSTHGALRLALRMDGENIVEIVPHFGYIHRGMEKQGESMTYLQYIPMSDRQDYLTAIQNNLGLVLAYEKGMNIGVPEKAEYIRVMLSELGRIASHLVFFGCFGGDLGGQTCLLFGFKEREMIHDMLEEVTGSRLTTNFFRPGGSRFDLPEGFIARVKSFLDHMEDTMKDYERFLSKNIIVLERSIGVGVLSKEDAISLGCSGPVLRASGVDFDVRRANPYSIYDQMDFDVPVFHNGDCYDRYKIRIAEIHESMKILRQCIEKFPKEGPYRSKEKPVKLNPGRYYSEIETAKGLYGTYVVAAAGDKPYRIHTRGPSFPHVGALNKMCQGGKISDLVVVMATLDPVIPEIDR; encoded by the coding sequence ATGACACAGCTCCCTCCGGGATTCAAAATCACCCGGGAAACGGATTCCGAAGAATTTTTCATTAACATGGGGCCCCAGCACCCCAGTACCCACGGTGCACTTCGCTTAGCTCTCCGCATGGATGGCGAAAACATCGTGGAAATCGTCCCCCACTTTGGCTATATCCACCGTGGTATGGAAAAGCAGGGCGAGTCCATGACTTACCTGCAGTACATCCCCATGAGTGACCGTCAGGACTACCTGACCGCCATCCAGAATAACCTGGGTCTTGTTCTTGCTTACGAAAAGGGCATGAACATCGGTGTTCCCGAAAAGGCTGAATACATCCGCGTCATGCTCTCTGAGCTGGGTCGTATTGCAAGCCACCTGGTGTTCTTCGGCTGCTTCGGCGGTGACTTGGGCGGCCAGACTTGCTTGCTGTTCGGCTTTAAGGAACGTGAAATGATCCACGACATGCTGGAAGAAGTGACAGGTTCCCGCCTGACCACCAACTTTTTCCGTCCGGGTGGAAGCCGTTTCGACCTTCCGGAAGGTTTCATTGCACGCGTAAAGTCATTCCTGGACCACATGGAAGATACCATGAAGGACTACGAGCGATTCCTTTCCAAGAACATCATCGTTCTGGAACGTAGCATCGGCGTTGGCGTCCTCTCTAAGGAAGACGCAATCTCCCTGGGATGCTCCGGTCCTGTTCTTCGTGCTAGTGGCGTAGACTTTGACGTCCGTAGGGCTAATCCCTATAGCATTTACGACCAGATGGATTTCGACGTTCCCGTTTTCCATAACGGCGACTGCTACGATCGATACAAGATCCGTATTGCAGAAATTCACGAATCCATGAAGATCCTGCGTCAGTGTATCGAAAAGTTCCCCAAGGAAGGTCCCTATCGCAGTAAGGAAAAGCCGGTCAAGCTGAATCCGGGTCGTTACTACAGCGAAATTGAAACCGCCAAGGGTCTTTACGGTACTTACGTGGTGGCTGCCGCCGGCGACAAGCCTTACCGCATTCACACTCGCGGTCCCAGCTTCCCTCACGTAGGCGCCCTCAACAAGATGTGCCAGGGCGGAAAGATTTCCGACTTGGTGGTGGTCATGGCCACTCTGGACCCTGTGATTCCTGAAATTGACAGATAG
- a CDS encoding NADH-quinone oxidoreductase subunit C — translation MAEARAKFKEENPDYKSAFKPVRVVKEVFPEVTREHELSLAEKFNKGLNHADMLAKIQEKFPSATIEGELENIPADSPLEIRLNKEDYRAAVEFAKADPALKMDYLIDVTAIDYPDRFELVTMLRSLVKGHKVFFCTPLPKAEVAEEKKATSLLANVPSISDLYATAELKEREVYDMFGIKFEGHQDLRRIFLDPKFEGYPLRKDFTNPNMMKRPV, via the coding sequence ATGGCCGAAGCCCGCGCCAAGTTCAAGGAAGAAAATCCGGACTACAAGAGCGCCTTTAAGCCTGTTCGCGTCGTTAAGGAAGTGTTCCCCGAAGTCACTCGCGAACACGAACTCTCCCTGGCCGAAAAGTTCAACAAGGGACTGAATCATGCTGATATGCTGGCAAAGATTCAGGAGAAGTTCCCCAGCGCAACCATCGAAGGCGAACTGGAAAACATCCCCGCAGACAGTCCTCTGGAAATCCGCCTGAACAAGGAAGACTACAGGGCTGCAGTTGAATTCGCCAAGGCAGATCCCGCCCTGAAGATGGATTACCTCATTGACGTTACCGCCATTGACTACCCGGATCGTTTTGAGTTGGTCACCATGCTCCGCAGCTTGGTAAAGGGTCACAAGGTATTCTTCTGCACACCGCTTCCTAAGGCAGAAGTGGCCGAAGAAAAGAAGGCAACCAGCCTTCTGGCAAACGTCCCCTCCATCAGCGATCTTTACGCAACCGCAGAACTTAAGGAACGTGAAGTTTACGACATGTTCGGCATTAAGTTCGAAGGTCACCAGGATTTGCGCCGCATCTTCCTGGATCCGAAATTCGAAGGCTATCCCCTGCGTAAGGATTTCACTAACCCCAACATGATGAAGAGGCCGGTATGA
- a CDS encoding NADH-quinone oxidoreductase subunit A, whose protein sequence is MSEYIILSIFLFLGAFIAAAATVTGLLLGYRTKNTKNKAAPYECGMETYGNARIQFKVGYYIFALLFLVFDVEALFLLPVFANFKEIMAGNTFLSPVVVVIDLVIFVAILVAGLAYAWKKGVLKWE, encoded by the coding sequence ATGTCAGAGTACATCATTCTATCCATCTTTCTATTCCTAGGCGCGTTTATCGCAGCTGCAGCTACCGTTACAGGTCTGTTGCTAGGTTATCGCACCAAGAATACCAAGAATAAGGCGGCTCCCTACGAATGCGGTATGGAGACCTATGGCAATGCACGTATCCAGTTTAAGGTGGGCTACTATATCTTCGCCCTCCTTTTCTTGGTTTTTGACGTGGAAGCATTATTCCTGCTTCCCGTATTCGCAAATTTCAAGGAAATTATGGCAGGCAACACCTTCCTCTCCCCGGTGGTAGTGGTGATTGACCTGGTGATCTTCGTTGCAATCCTGGTGGCAGGTCTCGCCTACGCCTGGAAGAAGGGAGTCCTCAAATGGGAATAA
- a CDS encoding bifunctional (p)ppGpp synthetase/guanosine-3',5'-bis(diphosphate) 3'-pyrophosphohydrolase, with translation MDQVVLTSNQEHIIDVLIRKNPDLNREILTKAVAFIATAHEGQYRKSGMPYTEHPYEVAKILADLKQDQPTVLAGLLHDVVEDTDYTLEQLTEMFGQDVAFMVDAVTKITAAQEANKTAQKAETYRKLIIAMAKDPRVIMIKIADRIHNMRTMRYMKPERRQAIAQETLDIYIPLTHRFGLYKLKNELEDLSFKYVNPDEYQKLVDALIENKESREKYVQSVIMPLQMKMALEDFDCTIQGRTKNIYSIYNKMISRGCQFEDIFDIFAIRIIVDTIPECYLALGYVHNLWTPMQSRFKDYIATPKPNLYQSIHTTVIGPENKLVEVQIRTKDMDLTAEKGFAAHWAYKLETQHEGEELAWLNHMVKLQSEISDSKEYLDFLRVDLKPSGMTVFTPKGTSVELPQGAIVLDFAFAVHTELGLHCIGAKINDEVVNLDTVITHGATVQILKSPHQEPSPEWLEMVKTVKAKQELRRWMRNSMIQQSKDLGKEIWIRELRLAKIEKEKRPSEESIKKYFGAASLDDFFERLGQGELPLVDIQRFLGGDTETSHRDTKALKFFPAFNKDKKAENSDDMPLQIGRETSLMIHFAKCCAPVPGDKIIGILRPQIGIEVHNAECEELKKLTDGQQIAVQWSEQSTHAFEVHLSIENDNRKNFTYDILKVLKDENLFMDRISSVGESYSGRVRLVFKAYRKEQVDSLIANIKKVPGVRQVVKS, from the coding sequence ATGGATCAAGTTGTTCTTACATCTAATCAGGAGCACATTATTGACGTGCTCATCAGGAAGAATCCCGACCTAAACCGCGAGATTCTTACCAAGGCTGTTGCCTTTATTGCAACCGCCCACGAAGGTCAATACCGCAAGAGCGGCATGCCCTACACCGAGCATCCCTACGAAGTTGCAAAGATTCTCGCTGACCTGAAGCAGGACCAGCCAACAGTTCTCGCAGGACTCCTCCACGACGTCGTTGAAGACACCGACTACACCCTTGAACAGCTTACCGAAATGTTCGGTCAGGATGTGGCATTCATGGTGGACGCCGTCACCAAGATTACAGCAGCACAGGAAGCAAACAAGACCGCCCAGAAGGCAGAGACTTACCGAAAGCTGATTATCGCCATGGCTAAGGATCCCCGCGTCATCATGATCAAGATCGCGGACCGAATCCACAACATGCGTACCATGCGCTACATGAAGCCCGAACGCCGTCAGGCCATTGCCCAGGAAACACTGGACATCTACATCCCGCTGACTCATAGGTTCGGTCTATACAAGCTTAAAAACGAACTGGAAGACCTGAGCTTCAAGTACGTCAATCCCGATGAATACCAGAAGCTGGTGGACGCCCTTATCGAGAATAAGGAATCCCGCGAAAAATACGTCCAGTCCGTGATCATGCCTCTCCAGATGAAGATGGCATTGGAAGACTTCGACTGTACCATCCAGGGCCGTACCAAGAACATCTATAGCATCTACAACAAGATGATCAGCCGCGGCTGCCAGTTTGAGGACATTTTCGACATTTTCGCCATCCGCATTATCGTGGACACCATTCCGGAATGCTACCTGGCACTAGGGTACGTCCACAACCTGTGGACTCCCATGCAGAGCCGCTTTAAGGACTACATCGCAACCCCCAAGCCCAACCTCTACCAGAGCATTCATACCACAGTGATCGGTCCCGAAAACAAGCTGGTGGAAGTCCAGATCCGCACCAAGGACATGGATCTGACAGCAGAAAAGGGATTCGCCGCACACTGGGCCTACAAGCTGGAAACTCAGCACGAAGGCGAAGAACTGGCTTGGCTCAACCACATGGTGAAGCTCCAGTCCGAAATTTCCGACTCCAAGGAATACCTGGACTTCCTGAGAGTGGACTTAAAGCCTAGCGGCATGACCGTATTTACCCCCAAGGGCACCTCCGTGGAACTACCCCAGGGAGCCATCGTCCTGGACTTCGCATTCGCCGTGCATACGGAGCTGGGTCTCCACTGTATCGGTGCAAAGATCAACGACGAAGTGGTGAACCTGGATACGGTGATTACCCACGGCGCCACAGTTCAGATTTTGAAGAGCCCCCACCAGGAGCCTAGTCCAGAATGGCTTGAAATGGTCAAAACCGTCAAGGCCAAGCAGGAACTTCGCCGCTGGATGCGAAACAGCATGATCCAGCAGTCCAAGGACCTGGGTAAGGAAATCTGGATTCGTGAACTGCGTCTTGCAAAGATTGAAAAGGAAAAACGTCCCAGCGAAGAATCCATCAAGAAGTACTTTGGTGCCGCAAGCTTAGACGACTTTTTCGAACGCCTGGGCCAGGGCGAACTGCCCCTGGTGGACATCCAGAGATTCCTGGGTGGAGACACGGAAACGTCCCATCGGGACACCAAGGCACTGAAGTTCTTCCCCGCCTTTAACAAGGACAAGAAAGCCGAAAACAGCGATGACATGCCTCTGCAGATCGGTCGCGAGACCAGTTTGATGATCCATTTCGCCAAGTGCTGTGCTCCGGTTCCTGGAGACAAGATTATCGGTATTCTTCGCCCCCAGATCGGTATCGAAGTCCATAACGCAGAATGCGAAGAACTGAAAAAGCTTACGGACGGTCAGCAAATCGCAGTGCAGTGGAGCGAACAATCCACCCACGCCTTTGAAGTCCATCTCTCTATCGAAAACGATAACCGCAAGAATTTCACCTACGACATTCTGAAGGTTTTGAAGGACGAGAACCTGTTTATGGACCGCATTTCCTCCGTCGGCGAAAGCTACTCCGGTCGAGTGCGCCTGGTATTTAAGGCCTACCGCAAGGAACAGGTGGATAGTCTTATCGCAAATATCAAGAAAGTTCCCGGCGTACGCCAGGTGGTCAAATCATGA
- the thrH gene encoding bifunctional phosphoserine phosphatase/homoserine phosphotransferase ThrH, with protein sequence MFTKQCVVTLDLEGVLAPEIWIAVAEKTGIEDLRLTTRDIPDYDVLMKGRIKIMEREGLKLSTIQDVIANLGLLDGARAFMDQLRDEAQVIILSDTFQEFAYPIMKNLGMPSIFCHNLVVENDMIKGYHLRLNDQKTKVVKSLQDLNFKVFASGDSFNDTGMLKQADKGVFFCAPDSIVAQFPQLEATKTYAELLEKFHQFQDTL encoded by the coding sequence ATGTTTACTAAGCAATGTGTCGTGACTCTGGACCTGGAAGGCGTTCTGGCTCCCGAAATCTGGATTGCAGTTGCCGAAAAGACCGGCATCGAAGACCTGCGCCTCACCACCCGCGACATCCCTGACTACGATGTTTTGATGAAGGGTCGAATCAAGATCATGGAACGCGAAGGTCTCAAGCTTTCTACCATCCAGGATGTCATTGCAAATCTTGGACTGCTTGACGGCGCCCGCGCCTTTATGGACCAGCTCCGCGACGAAGCCCAGGTGATTATCCTTTCTGATACTTTCCAGGAATTTGCCTACCCCATCATGAAGAATCTGGGTATGCCCAGCATTTTCTGCCACAACCTGGTGGTTGAAAACGACATGATCAAGGGCTATCACCTGCGCTTGAACGACCAGAAGACTAAAGTGGTCAAGAGCCTTCAAGACCTGAACTTCAAGGTGTTCGCCAGCGGCGACTCTTTCAACGATACCGGCATGCTGAAGCAGGCCGACAAGGGCGTGTTCTTCTGCGCTCCGGATTCCATCGTTGCACAGTTCCCGCAGCTGGAAGCAACCAAGACTTACGCAGAACTCTTGGAAAAGTTCCACCAGTTCCAGGACACTCTGTAG
- a CDS encoding Hsp33 family molecular chaperone HslO: MNLKDRIIRSTGKKAPFRLVLVDITNTMNEIGAKHGAQSYSLKLLAETTISSIFLSSSLKMKGTVSVTATFGGEISYAKADTTPYISRKEDEESYYFVRAMIPQDDLQAIKADEPALIPQNYQVVKLNEFGKRVHESVVQAVSPSMGQNLATYLYQSEQILSAVGIEAQFNKQDPSKLDYAIGFYVEAFPEMEEKDTTTLEQVVLNLPKFAEMYDVQEKGGKTMVDELLYQFEGPYEIEVIKEFGAKAFCPCSKERTISSLAALPLADLKDLEKDGKDLEMVCDFCRNKYIVTMDDLREIIKERQGK, translated from the coding sequence ATGAATTTGAAAGATCGTATTATTCGTTCTACCGGCAAAAAGGCTCCTTTCCGTCTGGTTCTTGTGGATATTACCAACACAATGAACGAAATTGGCGCAAAGCACGGGGCCCAGTCCTATTCCCTGAAGCTCCTGGCCGAAACCACCATTTCGTCCATCTTTTTGAGCAGCAGCCTCAAGATGAAGGGCACGGTAAGCGTTACTGCCACCTTTGGCGGTGAAATTTCTTACGCCAAGGCAGACACTACCCCTTATATCAGCCGCAAGGAAGACGAAGAGTCCTACTATTTCGTGCGCGCCATGATTCCCCAGGACGACCTGCAGGCAATCAAGGCTGACGAGCCGGCCCTGATTCCCCAGAACTACCAGGTGGTGAAGCTGAACGAATTCGGCAAGCGCGTCCACGAAAGCGTGGTGCAGGCGGTGAGCCCTTCCATGGGCCAGAACCTGGCTACCTACTTGTACCAGTCTGAACAGATTCTTTCTGCTGTGGGCATCGAAGCCCAGTTCAACAAGCAGGATCCTAGCAAACTGGACTACGCCATCGGTTTTTACGTAGAAGCCTTCCCCGAAATGGAAGAAAAGGACACCACCACCTTGGAACAGGTGGTGTTGAACCTGCCTAAGTTCGCCGAAATGTACGACGTGCAGGAAAAGGGCGGCAAGACCATGGTGGACGAGCTGCTTTACCAGTTCGAAGGACCCTACGAAATTGAAGTCATCAAGGAATTTGGCGCCAAGGCCTTCTGCCCCTGCAGCAAGGAACGCACCATCAGCTCTTTGGCAGCTCTGCCTTTGGCTGACTTGAAGGATTTGGAAAAGGACGGCAAGGACCTGGAAATGGTCTGCGATTTCTGCCGCAATAAGTACATCGTAACAATGGACGATCTCCGCGAGATTATCAAGGAACGTCAGGGAAAATAA
- a CDS encoding OmpA family protein: MKHKNLAVLVLLLAGISFAQTGLMGGSDGIHQQNTKTLGQWHFTAGTGGNVALDPWAQTRGGVFYENGERIKMQDVKLSATGNFFASLGFSDRVDMGVAAEINYDRTDAQDIDEAAGSIRPGDIDLWLKVRAPFVNEESVFSLAGQMDVYMPTGETETGTRPRHAWFIKGRHETQPFTSDEVVIGATAITTVDLEKIDIPLRFNAAIGFMYASQGANTLVYNTGINWDMSYWITAFVEYSGEFRVENNGMPIDFFEDPMHVTPGLRLHLPQNLELVAGIDLSTRMMRVGYNREDELKDVEKYTIGYTDENGNVKRYGYTPGVTYALTGLISWTFGGEPRNYKSAGGDKPVIDTVQLSRTDTVYWVDTIVKAYTVVKNDTIVKYESYTVLDSMPDADNDGVSDDLDLCPNSPPGIVVNRKGCPRDFDGDGIPDYLDQCPNTNPGTSVDSTGCAVTFNLEGLEKGITFKSKSTALAKTSQKSLDELANLMIARITMGVEIQCYMDNFGKDGKAQSIAQSRAQSVVDYLVRKGVEANRLRVAGHVVDAPAKDPKSKKKAEPNCTVKLVTFTVSDENDGSKTAVNEKSAAAPEKAVEPAKKAESAK, from the coding sequence GTGAAACACAAAAATTTGGCTGTTTTGGTCCTGCTTTTGGCGGGAATATCTTTCGCACAGACTGGCCTGATGGGCGGTTCTGACGGTATCCACCAACAAAATACGAAGACCTTGGGCCAGTGGCACTTTACTGCTGGTACGGGTGGCAATGTGGCTTTGGACCCTTGGGCCCAGACCCGCGGTGGCGTTTTCTATGAAAATGGGGAAAGAATCAAGATGCAGGATGTGAAATTGTCTGCTACAGGCAATTTCTTTGCTTCCCTGGGATTTTCTGACCGTGTGGATATGGGTGTCGCTGCAGAGATTAACTATGACCGCACGGATGCTCAAGATATTGATGAAGCTGCCGGTAGTATCCGTCCTGGCGACATCGATTTATGGCTAAAGGTTCGGGCCCCCTTCGTAAACGAGGAAAGCGTGTTCAGCCTGGCAGGACAGATGGATGTCTATATGCCCACGGGTGAAACGGAAACTGGAACTCGCCCCCGTCACGCTTGGTTCATCAAGGGACGTCATGAGACGCAACCCTTTACTTCCGACGAGGTGGTTATCGGGGCAACCGCTATTACCACGGTAGACCTGGAAAAGATCGACATTCCCCTTCGTTTTAACGCTGCAATTGGCTTCATGTATGCAAGTCAGGGCGCTAATACCTTGGTATACAACACTGGTATTAACTGGGATATGTCTTACTGGATTACAGCCTTTGTGGAATACTCCGGTGAATTCCGTGTAGAAAATAACGGCATGCCCATTGATTTCTTTGAAGATCCCATGCATGTTACTCCTGGACTTCGCCTCCACTTGCCGCAGAACTTGGAATTGGTTGCGGGCATTGACTTGTCTACCCGTATGATGCGTGTGGGCTACAACCGTGAGGACGAACTTAAGGATGTTGAAAAATACACCATTGGCTACACGGATGAAAACGGTAACGTAAAACGTTATGGCTACACTCCCGGCGTGACCTATGCTCTTACTGGCCTTATTAGCTGGACGTTTGGTGGAGAACCTAGAAACTATAAGTCCGCTGGAGGTGATAAACCAGTGATTGATACGGTTCAGCTGTCAAGAACCGATACCGTTTACTGGGTGGATACCATTGTGAAGGCTTACACTGTGGTAAAAAATGATACCATCGTGAAATATGAGTCTTATACCGTGCTTGATTCTATGCCTGATGCTGATAATGACGGCGTATCCGACGATCTGGACTTGTGCCCCAATTCTCCTCCGGGAATCGTGGTGAACCGTAAGGGCTGTCCTCGTGACTTTGATGGCGACGGCATTCCTGATTATCTGGACCAGTGCCCCAATACAAATCCGGGAACCAGTGTAGACTCTACAGGTTGTGCAGTCACATTCAATCTGGAAGGTCTTGAAAAGGGAATTACCTTCAAGAGTAAGTCTACGGCTTTGGCAAAGACTAGCCAGAAGTCTCTAGATGAATTGGCAAACCTGATGATTGCACGTATAACCATGGGCGTGGAAATACAGTGCTATATGGATAACTTTGGTAAGGACGGAAAGGCTCAGAGTATCGCTCAAAGCCGTGCCCAGTCCGTTGTTGATTATCTTGTTCGTAAGGGCGTTGAGGCGAACCGTTTGCGTGTCGCAGGCCATGTGGTAGATGCTCCTGCAAAAGATCCCAAATCCAAGAAAAAGGCTGAACCCAATTGCACTGTCAAACTTGTTACGTTTACGGTAAGTGACGAGAACGATGGTTCCAAAACTGCTGTGAACGAAAAATCTGCCGCAGCTCCTGAAAAGGCTGTGGAACCCGCTAAGAAGGCGGAGTCCGCTAAGTAA